ACCGACCACATCACTAGCGACACCCTCAACGGTGGGCACTACTACTCCCAGACTGCCCGGCTCGGAGATCGGCAACAACTCATCAGTCCACGAACAATTAGTCTCCGCAGCCTCGCCatccatcctcttctctaGCCAAGCAAACGCTTCCAGAAACCCATCAAGCTGTAAAAGTACATGCTCATGGGTCAGAACATCCTTATAGTTGATCACCGTGCCGCCAGCACAATACCGCGACACAATAATTTCCGTAGAGCTAACGGGGCTGATCTCATCAAGCGCGCCCTTGTACACGAAAATCGGCATCTTAGGCGGTATCTGTCCGAGGTTGTTATCCTTTAAGGCCTGCTGCATCTGAGGATAACTTAGGATGCTGGGATCCTTGAAGTAGGAGAAGAGATCCTGGAAGGGGTATTCAATGATATTTGCCAAGAAACAGTTATGGTTCGCATCGTAAAACTTTGCCTTTTTGCTTTCGACGAGCTGCTCCTCAAACAATGCTGCGATGTCGGGGTATTCATGCGCTATGCCGTTGATGCCCCCGAAGTTTAGCCCCACAAATGGACCCTTGTTAACTGTATATGTGACGACCTCAATATCGCCGATAAGCCCTCCCAGCGCTGCGCCAACGATCATGTCTAGATCGGGAGCGTAGGTTGGCTGGAGTTCAGCGGCGAATCCGGTTGCCAGACTTCCTCCGGAATAACCCCACATAGCGACGGATGCGTTGGGAGAGACTGTAGTGAAATCTGAAGAGCCAAGGACGGCTCTAATGCCATCTAGAACTGCATGTCCAGCGCGACGATTCGCCAAGAAGGCGGCCTTGGGACCCTCGTGATCCGGCAGACTCACAATCCAGCCCTTTTCCAGCGCAGCTCTGAATAGGATCGTATGACTCTGGATTCCCGTTTTGGAAAGGATATCGCTGTCGTCTATGCCGGTTTGTAGGGTGTATGATGGGGCGCAGTCGACGGAAGATGAATCCTCTGGAATCTGATACGACAGGAGTCTCGAGGTGTTCGCATTTTCTGGGACAAGGACTGTGGTGACTGTTGCTGTGGCATTTGCCCAGTTGTCGGTGGATCGGTACAGTATTTGGTAGGCAGCTGCTAGTTTGATCTTTATGGGGTCGATAAGTGCTATCGGATTTGGCACCTCTCGGTGTCGCAGGATGGTTCCTGGTTGTGTGTTCTCATATCCTGATGGGGGTTCGTAGAAGGGGTCTGCACTGGGAGGGGTGACTGTGGCCCTATTGGCAAGACTACCAGGGTAGGCGAGACATGTCgtgaagacgaagaaacaCAGTAGAAGTGGCCCTAGACCAAGCATTTTGAGGATGTGCAGAACTGCACGAGCTAGTTCTCTATACTCGGAAAATCATATATAACTGGACAAGGGTAATGGTTCTTAATTAGATAACATTTGCTGATATCATCCTGGGCAATATAGAAACAGCAGCTGCATAGTGTTGACGACCTTGCATGTATTTACAGTGTTATACATTCCATTCCAGTCCATGTACTCCATATACAATGATAGCAATGTAAAAACTAGTGAATGAATCGGACTTGACCAAGGATCTGCGTTTTCCTGTCTGATATGTCAGAGACTTTGAGTTCAGCCACCTTTTGTATTGACTGGCCCCCTATTAGCTAGATATTTGACTGTGTAAATGATTTCCCAGATGTGGATAACTATCAGGATGTTTTCATACAGTAAAATAAGGAGCGGataggaaaaggaaatgatcaaCATACCTTCTTATCCCTCGGGTCCAGATATTGGCTGGCGTGTTCCGCTACTAATGAACATCAATAGGAAAGATCCACAGAGCAGCGGAGAAAGGTATGCGTATTGCGAATCTCGCGCTCTCATGATCGACAGGGTTACATTACATAGACCAGACACATATGTCTACAGTTGGAGTTCAGGGTGTAGGTAGAGACTGTTCTCGAAAAGACCGACATCAATACGCGCTAACCGTATTGGGACTTCTAGAATTAGAGTTAGGAATCATTCTTGACCTGATCCCTTCCTATCCATTGGGTATGGAAAAACATTCCGTAGGATAAATACACACCCTGGATTGGTGCGCGATGACCTTGGGCGAATTTACACCTGGTGACCATCTAAATCCTAATTCCTGGACCCCTCATGAGGCCATGGCGAGGTCTAATCCTGGTTCCCTTCGGTCCAAACGTCGGATTGCACAGCTGGACATCTGCATATAACCACTGCCTGAATGCAACAGAAAGGTTTCTTTCCTTAATCTATTGAATGTTTGTCAACAACTCGCCCCACCTCTTTTGTCTCTGTTACACGAGTCTCGTTTACAGCAGCAATTGTGCCCCTCAGTTAAAGCCGCACGAGAGACATTTCCTACAAAGGCCCCCGGATAAAAGTCCCTACTAGTCATGGACTGTATCGCTGTTGCACGTCAAGCCAGCCCTCACTACCCTATGGTTTTGACAGAATTCCTCAGTGGTTGACAAACTTTCGTAGATATATGGGAATGTCAGAGAGTTGAAACAAACAAGGCTCTAAATAACAGAAAGCCTAGTCGATAGGAGAAACCATCTCTAACAGAGGGTTAGTGCGGGAGTAAGGCAAACCAACTAGTCACAGAAAGCATGCGTTACTGCACACAAAACGCACCATAAATCTTGAAGCTTACATAAACCTGCGATCAACCGAGTCGTACCCAACGAGTCGTTAGTTCCCGGCGAGGTTGTATCTGCCGAATCGTAGTTACTTTAGGGGTGGCTTTAGAAATAAGCCTCTCTCTTGAAAGCCTCAACCATTAATCGGACTCTGAAACAGGAGTTGTGGTGCTGATATTGTTCGGATGGCAAAGAGATCCGGTATCCAAAATGTGTCTACACTTTACCTCCGTTCAATGGCTGATGGCTGAATGATGTAGATCCGGCTCCCGTGAGATCTGTGGCTATTGCCCAGCACCTTCACATACCCATCACGTCCATCTTCCGAATCGCCGAATCAACGTAGACCCGGATCTACAACACGGAACTCCGGAGAGGTTCGAGAAAAATCATCCTCTGAATGCAGAATGGTTCGCATCGTAGTGCAATGTTaaaagatgaagagcacGTACTTCCCATCTCAACCTCAGGCCTGGTTCCATCATTATCGAACTATGGAAGTACAATACATTCTGGAGATTTTGCACAACCTTGAAGCAGCCATTTGGGCTGTTCTCATCTTCATAGCCTTCGTCTTGATTTCTCAGGCTCACTACAAAGCCCAATTAGCCAAACTCCCCACCTTTGATATTGACGAAGGCAACGAGAAATGGAGGCGGACGTATTTGAAATCCGCACGAAGGCTCTATCAAGAGGGATACAAAAAGGTCAGCGTCTGCCTTGGGCTCTCAGTATCACATACGTGCTAATAACCTGACAGTTCAAAAACCAAGCCTGGATCATGCCAACTTCAGACGGTACAGGGACACCTTGATGCACCTCACAGTGTTTTAAATACTCACTATCGTGCATTTCAGGCCGTAAAACCGTGGTTGTCCCTGGTCAGCTTCTATCAGAGTTGAGCAAACTACCTGAAACTGTTCTCAGTTTCCCCACCGCAATTAACAAGGTTGGCTACCCACTCTTACACACACATGTCAGGTGTTAATATGACAAAGGTATTGGAGGTTAAATACACCAAGGTAGCTCCCGATGAGCCACTTGCACCATATTGTATCAAGGCCGATTTGAATCCTGCTTTATGTATTGTCTCTACAAGATTCATCACGGAAGCTAGTCTCTGACAATAATTAGCCCGGCTGAACCCCATTATCTATCGGGAGGTTGAAAACGCTCTAGAAGAAAAAATCCCACAATGCGAAGATTGGGCACCGGTATTCATTTATCAGAAACTTGTGAATACAGTAGCGAAAGTGTCTGGGAGAATATTCGTTGGCGCGGAGCTTTCCCACAACAAAGATTACCTCGATACAGCGATCAACTACACCATCGAATTGGGCAATGCAGTACAAGCTGtcaagaaaatgaagcccTGGCTTCGGCCCTTCCTGGCATGGAAGCTTCCAGAGGTCCAACAACTCAATAAGCGTGAGGAGATGGCAATACGATTCTTAGAGCCGATTATACAAGCTCGCCGCGAGGCCTCTAAGGATCCAGATTACCAATAGCCCGATGACATGCTGCAGTGGTTCTTGAATCGCAGCGAAGATTATAAGGTTCACTCCACAAGACGCATCGTGAAAATGCAGCTTCTGGTAATATTCGCCGGGATCCATAACACGACGGTGACTGCAACCAACGTCTTATATAATCTCGCCGTTTCTCCCGAGTACATGCAGCCTCTGCGTGAAGAGATATGCAAGGCAATATCAGACAATGATGGGACGCTCACTTCACGTGCACTGCAACAGATGGAAAAGCTTGACTCGTTCATGAAAGAGACAATTCGCTTCTACCCGCCAGAACTCACCTCCTTCTCGCGCCAAACGGTCCAAGGCATTAAACTCTCCAGCGGCCAATACATCCCACCAGGTACATCCATCGAAACACCATTACAGGCCATATATCAAGATGATAGCAACTATCCCGACAGTGATACCTTCGACGGTTTCCGATTCTACAAGATCCGGCAGGGCGGTGGGGCAACTGTACACGCTCGCAATCAATTCGTCACGTCCAACGAACAGAATCTCGTCTTTGGATATGGAAAGCATGCGTGTCCAGGAAGATTCTTAGCCGCTGCGGAGATCAAGATGATCGTTTCCAAAATACTTTTAACCTACGATTTCAAAAATGCGGACGATTGGACGGAAAGATATTCGAATTATGAAGTTGGTCGACTAGTACGCCCCCCCCACTCCCCCCCGCCCCCCAACCACTGCAGGTGATGTATCAGCTAACGATCGATAGAATATGCCTGAAACGGCCATTCCACTGCTCTTTAGGAAGACAACGGCACAAGACAGTAGTTTGTGAATATAGGTCTGTGAATATAGGCAGTAGGTATGCGGAAGCCACGACGTGTTAATCATGGTTCGATCCACTTTCCAAGGATCCCTTAGGGCATCTTGTGAGTTGCCAACTACTTGTTCATTCTTTTGGGTGCTAAATGCGACGCTCGGTTAgtttactattactatttattattctatctttagtttttattcttGAGTATTGCCTGGACGTGATTTGCTCCAGGCAACAAAAAAAACCTCTCAGCCACCTGTTGTTCGGGACAATATTGTGTAGTAACGATCATTTCCCAGGTTTATAAATCACGCATAGTCTCGGTTTCAATAACGATCGTAAGATACGATCGTCTCTTAGGTCTTATGGCCAGAAAGTGACGATCAATACTGTAAGGGGTAATCAACCAGATCCACGAGGAATCCACAAGTGGGTCTCCATATGTGAGTAGGATTGGGCGATGTTTCTGGTAACTGTACCGCTACAATAAGGAGTTTAACAAAGCCTTCAGAATGGCTTAAAGGTTTTGCCGCTATCATAACATAACCGGTACGCAAGTCACCAGTCTATTGACTTCCATATAAAATGGAACCTTTTAGGGTTCTTAGTAACTTCTGAGTACCATAGATATAGATTGATGCTAGGTGGAGGAGTATATACACCAGATGCCATACTGTAAGTTGGAGTTTCGAACTATGCTTTTCTCATAATTTCGTAGTAGCTGCGCTAAGAGAACCTTGAAAAGGTTGAACTGCCTTTATTCACTTGCAAATTCATTACATATTGGAAATCCTGTCTTAACAATCTCTGGTCAATGAGAAATTATGATCACAAAAGGTGTCATGAACAGTAGATGGCGGGACGCTTAAACTACTCACTGACTGGTTACATTGGTGTTTTGTAGTAGTATATATGTCCATCTTACAATATATTGCTTGTCTTCTCAATGGGGTTTCTATAATTCAGTATTGAACCTTAGAAAGCTCTGAGAGGTATACTGTTATCAAACAATAaattgtctttcttttcgcatctcttttttgttttacaTTGTTGTTCATTCTTATTTGTCATGGAAGTATGCCAGGATCGACAAAGAAGCCGTTCATCCTTTTAAATGTATATAGATTGTTCTAGAAGACAGATGTTGGTGGTTGCCAGTAACAATCATTGTGCTAAGGCAACCAGACTACTGCGAGGGGGGTATTTGTAAGATATCCCCACCGCCGAGCATATCCCAGCTATCGAGATCAAGAGATCCTGCAGTACATGGGTCTCTGGGGTCGTCAACGACAGGTGGATTAAAAATAGGCAGTGATCTGGGGAGATTAGGATCGAAATAATCCCCAGATTGGAGACCAGAAAGGTCAAGAGTCTCTGCATTTCCGGTATTACTGAAAGAATCCAAGGATGAGTGAGTGAAGAACGGTTGGTTGTCCCTATTTCCACCCATGATGGGTACCGTTGAACCCGGACATACCATCGTCTGCTCCTTTCGGTAACCCTCTGTAGGATAGAGGTAGGGTGATGAATATAGGGGATTTGGAGGATGCTGCATTGTCGACTGGGAGAAGAGCCTAAGCTGAGGCCATAATGTATCAGGTACCAAGGCTGAGTGCCGACGGGCTGCGAAGGCGTGGGACGCGGTAAGGAAACACTTGGTGGAAGAGTAGGTGCGAAAGAGCGGATGTCGGCACGTATGTACGGCGCCAGATCTGGATATTGGGCAATGAAATTGGCCTGCATAGAAAAGTTCGACACATCGGTAAGAGCCTGCTCGAATTCGTTGGTCAATTCAAGGTCGTTGTTATTTGGTTTCACGCGAATCAGCGGCTGATCTGGTTTAAAGCCCGCAGTTCGGACCTTAAAGCCGAGGATCAGATTGCGTATCAGGGTTTCCATCTCATGCTCTTTCCAGGTCATCGATAGGCGCTCACGTAAACGGGGCCTATTTTTGGAGGAGCTCGACTGGTTAAAATTACTCAACGCTATACTCGTTTAGTAAACTCACCACATGATGAAGTCTAGACATCCGggatggtggtggagaaGCCGTGCGGGTGTCGGTCGATACCAGCAGGGGCATCGAGCGAAGTTTTCGGAAGATGGGAAGATAAAAAGCTGCGAAAATTACGGTAAGCCTTAATACGGGAAAAAGGCGAAGGGAAGCGTACCAGCAGATGTCGGAACTGGGTCCAGAATATTGCAATCATCTCGGCGTGAGAACGACAGCAATCTTGCCACGGCGCCATGATTCTATAGGCCAGATAGGCAGTCTTCCGGCGCACTACATCTAGAGGGCTCAGTGGCAGCAGTGTCTGCTTTTCGCACGGAAGGGATGCGCCTGTATCACTATCACCCACGAGGAGGCCCAGAAGCCTTTCATTGAAGTCAGAAGAAAGCAACCTTTCGTGCAGGACATCTAGATTTGATTTATCAGATACGAAGTACAAAAGCCAATTTGGAACTCGGTTCAAGTTCTTACCATGCGCGGCATATCCCTGCGCCTTGAAGTGTTCCGCTAGGAACTGCAGACCATCGTTGAGTCCCATAGAGTATTTCCAGGCCATTATGGCCTCCGTAAAACGATTGATAGACATCCCCGACTCTTCACTGTTCTTAAGCATGTCTGAGATAGGTAAGAAAATGGAGGGGCTCTACGCGAAGGTTCTGCAGAGGTTGCTTCTCTGTTCAACAACAGGAACATCCTGGTTGGAACCGGAGGGTGCCTCCAATCCCGAAGATGTGAGACAGGGGTCTGGAACGCCTGGAAGGCCGGTGACGCCAGAGACTAGAGTGTCTACTCTCCCAGGTCCTTCATCTAACCCCAGACACTCTTTTGAAGCCAAATAAATTTGCTCAAACTTAGCTTGGAACGTTTTTACTTTTGCCACCAGGGCCTCATTCTCGGCTAGAGTCCGCTCCACCAGAGCTTTGTGGTTGCCGTCCATGAGAAGTTCCATTTTTTACTTAAAGGCTGCAGCAGTCTGCTTTGACGGCTCCCGCATCCTCCTCTGGGTGATCCGGTCGGCCTGGCGTTTTCGCTCTAGTTGCCTGTCGTTGAACTTAAGTTTCCATGACTGGTTCGATGTGGTAGTGGAAGAGGCTGGGTTGTCTTCCTCCGAGGGACAGGTAGCCTTGCCTGCGTTCGCTGATCTTCTCTTAGGTGACATGTTACTTTGTACCCTTAACGATACAGGGGTGGGATATAAATGCCAAGTACATAGAGAGGAAATgactgaagaagaagaacaagagtGGAAAGTGAAAGATTCCTACCTAATCCAGATGATTAACGATTTTTGGCGCGCTAACGCAGCATCGCCCCGAAAGATCGGCGTTAATGTTTCAgggctatatatattacgAGTTAGTACTTGAAGTAAATTAGGGCCTGTAATTGGTTCACGGATTTCCGGGGCCATCCGGTCACCACACGCGGCTCTCGACTCACCTCGTTTGTCTTGAAACAATTCGGCAACCAATATGATAATATGGTCCTCCTATACAATGTGAACATCCAACGCATTAATTGTCTGTGAATGTCGCCGAAATGTTCCACATTACGAGATTACTGCGGCGCTATCATCAGATACCACAGGGCACCTCTCCCTCATACCTCCCGACGGCATACTTCAGTACCTATACTGTAGTATActtgttctgcttcttcttggtctgACAGCGTGATCAATAATCTCTCTGGTCAATTTAGTTCAAGGTTAATTGTTGAAATCTAGACCTCTGGTGTAAATATCTCCGCAGCCGCATGCATCATCTTTGTCCCATAGCCAATGGCCAGCTGCTTTCGCGATGGCCAGACCCCCTTACTCAGCCAAAACCATGGATTGAAACCCATCAGACTTCAGCCAAATGACCGCTATATATTAACCTACGGTAACTAGCTACGCGAAGGTCAAGCATTATAGCCCAAATTAGCTATCGTTGTGCTAGAGTTGACCTCCATCTAGCTGCTTTAATTATCTAGCAGTAGGCAAGGTAGCAGCATCACAGCACAATCATGACAGGAATGCATCCATGTCGAACTGCAAGAAATCAGTCCAAACTTGGGGAGAATCTCGTAATGTCTTCGAGCTCCCTGACCCCTCTCACAGCGTGCCCAGCCGCTGGTGGCGTAGTGCATCACCCTTCCCTGTTATGGCGGTAATTGCCATTCTCATAGCTGTTTGACCTGCAGTCATTTAACACATGCCTAGGGAACGCTATGCGCTATCGCGATCATGTTCAATATCTGCACTGTCTCCCAAGGATGGCAGGAAACGGAAAATGCTGATGGGAGCATAACCATATTGTCACAACAAACTTGGTGAGTTTTattccacttttctttccctccagGGTATAACAATCAGAGTATCCTCCAGGATGGTCGCGCTCAAAGCAATATCCTTAGCTCTGGCCGCCTTATCATACATAACTCTAATATTGACAATGATGTGCAAACGGAACCCGCAACAAGGATTTATTGTGACAATATCCGGCTGGTTGATTGCAGGCGCGTTATTGTTCAGTCTCATAGGCGTCAACGCTCGACGACATCCTATAATACAATCACGACAGCCATGGAAGTATACACAGAGCTACTTCTACGGCATCATGGCTGCAGGTCTGTATACCTTGATTGCTATT
This window of the Aspergillus flavus chromosome 8, complete sequence genome carries:
- a CDS encoding putative lipase 2 precursor, producing MLGLGPLLLCFFVFTTCLAYPGSLANRATVTPPSADPFYEPPSGYENTQPGTILRHREVPNPIALIDPIKIKLAAAYQILYRSTDNWANATATVTTVLVPENANTSRLLSYQIPEDSSSVDCAPSYTLQTGIDDSDILSKTGIQSHTILFRAALEKGWIVSLPDHEGPKAAFLANRRAGHAVLDGIRAVLGSSDFTTVSPNASVAMWGYSGGSLATGFAAELQPTYAPDLDMIVGAALGGLIGDIEVVTYTVNKGPFVGLNFGGINGIAHEYPDIAALFEEQLVESKKAKFYDANHNCFLANIIEYPFQDLFSYFKDPSILSYPQMQQALKDNNLGQIPPKMPIFVYKGALDEISPVSSTEIIVSRYCAGGTVINYKDVLTHEHVLLQLDGFLEAFAWLEKRMDGEAAETNCSWTDELLPISEPGSLGVVVPTVEGVASDVVGTVLL
- a CDS encoding cytochrome P450; the encoded protein is MEVQYILEILHNLEAAIWAVLIFIAFVLISQAHYKAQLAKLPTFDIDEGNEKWRRTYLKSARRLYQEGYKKVSFKNQAWIMPTSDGRKTVVVPGQLLSELSKLPETVLSFPTAINKVLEVKYTKVAPDEPLAPYCIKADLNPALSRLNPIIYREVENALEEKIPQCEDWAPVFIYQKLVNTVAKVSGRIFVGAELSHNKDYLDTAINYTIELGNAVQAVKKMKPWLRPFLAWKLPEVQQLNKHYKVHSTRRIVKMQLLVIFAGIHNTTVTATNVLYNLAVSPEYMQPLREEICKAISDNDGTLTSRALQQMEKLDSFMKETIRFYPPELTSFSGQYIPPGTSIETPLQAIYQDDSNYPDSDTFDGFRFYKIRQGGGATVHARNQFVTSNEQNLVFGYGKHACPGRFLAAAEIKMIVSKILLTYDFKNADDWTERYSNYEVGRLNMPETAIPLLFRKTTAQDSSL